Proteins from one Telopea speciosissima isolate NSW1024214 ecotype Mountain lineage chromosome 1, Tspe_v1, whole genome shotgun sequence genomic window:
- the LOC122649170 gene encoding uncharacterized protein LOC122649170 produces MALSWVITALLFSLVLSHVESSSAHQALLHGSVSCLDCAENNQLHGIRVLVGCDGVKKMAMTVTDENGHFRTELPRDSSSKSSTNNCLAKLLGGPTQLCSTKKTLVSNVVKAHDKKSFTIATPLAFFTSCSTNTKVKTQSSPSDEMTKTSPLDFGSSKIIGVPTEWGLPPASDYIPVLPIIGIP; encoded by the exons ATGGCTCTTTCTTGGGTGATCACAGCACTTCTCTTCTCATTGGTTCTCTCTCATGTCGAATCTTCATCAGCTCACCAAGCCTTACTGCATGGCTCAGTCTCTTGCCTTGATTGCGCAGAGAACAACCAGCTCCATG GCATTAGGGTTTTGGTGGGATGTGATGGAGTGAAGAAAATGGCGATGACAGTAACAGACGAAAATGGTCACTTTAGAACTGAGCTGCCACGGgattcttcttctaagtcttcCACCAACAACTGCCTAGCCAAGCTGCTTGGTGGGCCCACACAGCTCTGTTCCACCAAAAAAACCCTAGTCTCTAATGTTGTGAAAGCCCATGATAAAAAATCTTTCACCATAGCCACACCCCTTGCCTTCTTCACATCATGTTCTACAAACACTAAGGTCAAGACCCAATCATCACCGTCGGATGAGATGACTAAGACCTCCCCACTGGATTTCGGATCGTCCAAGATCATTGGTGTACCAACAGAGTGGGGCCTTCCACCTGCCAGTGACTATATTCCAGTCCTGCCCATCATAGGAATTCCTTGA